The Ziziphus jujuba cultivar Dongzao chromosome 7, ASM3175591v1 genome includes a region encoding these proteins:
- the LOC107424025 gene encoding protein EFFECTOR OF TRANSCRIPTION 2 isoform X1, producing MSQSQQEEEMVGSDSTAVVVSRSKREDRTRAKHGTKFSQWKILVGPCDWEAYSLGKDGAERYRFHNLPGISTPGVYELAIPLSQTGGLGRNVAKLDPEGMVVVYIGHAEDVRTRLQHYGRTGAHLGSGCSTAHPTPCLSKGPGLFEEIFSRGYPIMFRWAPMQSKSDAQQTETRLLDKFDYAWNKRINGSRRPDDILEKLVKISSGCNHSPTIDRRLLSWSLGQMGIRIKAAKSLATENNFNACADEERPNILSRVFKFGRSRPRSVLDTSGITQGNNVICGVALTLDSVCTRAPVEGRMRCAEHKGMKINELTTVRISNSNGIYGSQYGVIDSSKSDGHGKSGFRHGTVTVEYHVSKSFSPICGFTLTDGSPSRRQAVQGNKRCDEHKGRGIGKSNSRLVSTEEKPLYTLDVFESNSGDTSEYDNITCGATTENGTACKREPVEGNKRCRQHSGMRAGGDTSVAICNHGRLEDEVLSSRINQNKNGIGVVTCGATTNNGTACKREPVEGNKRCRQHSGMRAGGDTLAAICNHGRLEDEVLSSRINQNKNGIGVVTCGATTNNGTACKREPVEGNKRCRQHSGMRAGGDTSAAICNHGRLEDEVLSSGINQNKNGRGVVTCGATTNNGIACKREPVEGNKRCRQHSDMRAGGDTSDAICNHGRLEDEVLSSRVNQNKNGIGVVTCGATTNNGTACKREPVEGNKRCWWHSGMRAGGDTSEYYNNSAAIRNHGRLKYEVSSSRINQNMYGIGVVTCGATTRNGTACTRKPVPGNRRCWQHTGMRAGTSYY from the exons ATGAGTCAGAgtcaacaagaagaagaaatggtAGGAAGCGATTCGACCGCTGTTGTCGTCTCCAGATCGAAGAGGGAAGACCGTACGCGCGCCAAACACGGTACTAAATTCTCCCAATGGAag ATTCTGGTAGGCCCTTGTGATTGGGAAGCCTATTCACTTGGAAAggatggtgctgaaaggtataGGTTTCATAACCTCCCTGGAATATCAACTCCGGGAGTATATGAACTTGCCATTCCCCTATCTCAGACCGGTGGTCTAGGCCGTAACGTTGCAAAGCTTGATCCTGAAGGCATGGTTGTGGTTTACATTGGACACGCTGAGGACGTGAGGACACGGCTTCAGCATTATGGCCGCACTGGTGCACATTTGGGCAGTGGCTGCTCAACTGCTCACCCAACACCCTGTCTTTCCAAGGGACCTGGATTGTTTGAGGAGATTTTTTCGAGAGGATACCCAATTATGTTTAGATGGGCACct ATGCAAAGTAAAAGTGATGCACAGCAAACAGAGACTCGGCTGCTTGACAAATTTGACTATGCATGGAACAAAAGAATTAATGGTTCACGACGCCCTGATGATATCCTTGAGAAACTGGTGAAAATTTCTTCAGGTTGCAACCATTCCCCTACTATTGACCGAAGGCTTTTATCTTGGAGTCTGGGGCAAATGGGCATTAGGATCAAAGCAGCCAAATCGCTTGCAACAGAGAACAACTTCAATGCTTGTGCTGATGAGGAGAGACCCAATATCCTCTCTCGAGTTTTCAAGTTTGGTAGGTCACGTCCTCGTTCAGTACTGGACACAAGTGGCATTACTCAGGGGAATAATGTCATCTGTGGAGTAGCTTTAACCCTTGATTCAGTTTGTACAAGAGCACCAGTTGAAGGAAGAATGAGATGTGCTGAACACAAAGGGATGAAGATCAATGAGTTGACTACAGTCAGGATATCAAATTCAAATGGCATCTATGGCTCACAATATGGTGTTATTGACAGCTCAAAGTCTGATGGACATGGTAAATCAGGTTTCAGGCATGGCACAGTTACAGTCGAGTATCATGTCAGCAAGAGCTTCAGTCCTATTTGTGGATTTACCTTGACTGATGGTTCACCTTCTAGAAGGCAGGCTGTTCAAGGTAATAAAAGGTGTGATGAACATAAAGGGAGAGGAATTGGGAAATCCAATTCCCGATTGGTGTCAACTGAGGAAAAACCACTTTACACTCTTGATGTTTTTGAATCAAATAGTGGTGACACTTCAGAATATGACAACATTACATGTGGAGCAACTACAGAAAACGGAACTGCATGCAAAAGAGAACCAGTAGAAGGAAATAAAAGGTGCCGGCAGCACAGCGGCATGAGGGCTGGTGGTGACACTTCAGTTGCAATATGTAATCATGGAAGATTGGAGGATGAAGTTTTGTCCAGCAGAATCAACCAGAACAAGAATGGAATAGGTGTTGTTACATGTGGAGCTACTACAAACAACGGAACTGCATGCAAAAGAGAACCAGTAGAAGGAAATAAAAGGTGCCGGCAGCACAGCGGCATGAGGGCTGGTGGTGACACTTTAGCTGCAATATGTAATCATGGAAGATTGGAGGATGAAGTTTTGTCCAGCAGAATCAACCAGAACAAAAATGGAATAGGTGTTGTTACATGTGGAGCAACTACAAACAATGGAACTGCATGCAAAAGAGAACCAGTAGAAGGAAATAAAAGGTGCCGGCAGCACAGCGGCATGAGGGCTGGTGGTGACACTTCAGCTGCAATATGTAATCATGGAAGATTGGAGGATGAAGTTTTGTCCAGCGGAATCAACCAGAACAAGAATGGAAGAGGTGTTGTTACATGTGGAGCAACTACAAACAACGGAATTGCATGCAAAAGAGAACCAGTAGAAGGAAATAAAAGGTGCCGGCAGCACAGCGACATGAGGGCTGGTGGTGACACTTCAGATGCAATATGTAATCATGGAAGATTGGAGGATGAAGTTTTGTCCAGCAGAGTCAACCAGAACAAGAATGGAATAGGTGTTGTTACATGTGGAGCAACTACAAACAACGGTACTGCATGCAAAAGAGAACCAGTAGAAGGAAATAAAAGGTGCTGGTGGCACAGTGGCATGAGGGCTGGTGGTGACACTTCAGAGTATTACAACAATTCAGCTGCAATACGTAATCATGGAAGATTGAAGTATGAAGTTTCGTCCAGCAGAATCAACCAGAACATGTATGGCATAGGTGTTGTTACATGTGGAGCAACTACAAGAAACGGAACTGCGTGCACAAGAAAACCAGTACCAGGAAATAGAAGGTGCTGGCAGCATACAGGCATGAGGGCTGGTACTTCTTATTATTAA
- the LOC107424031 gene encoding serine acetyltransferase 5 has translation MPAGEIRYPSQPAQPTELSASSEDDEAWVWEQIKAEARCDAESEPALASYLYSTILSHSSLERSLSFHLANKLCSSTLLSTLLYDLFLNAFSDVALRSAAVADLRAARERDPACISFSHCLLNYKGFLACQAHRVAHKLWTQSRKPLALALHSRIADVFAVDIHPAAKIGKGILFDHATGVVVGETAVIGNNVSILHHVTLGGTGKMGGDRHPKVGDGVLIGAGATILGNVKIGEGAKIGAGSVVLIEVPARTTAVGNPARLVGGKERPSKHEDVPGESMDHTSFMSEWSDYII, from the exons ATGCCAGCGGGAGAGATTCGGTACCCATCTCAACCGGCGCAGCCGACAGAGCTTTCGGCGTCGTCGGAGGACGATGAGGCGTGGGTGTGGGAACAGATCAAGGCAGAGGCTCGGTGCGACGCGGAGTCGGAGCCGGCGCTGGCGAGCTACCTCTACTCCACGATACTATCGCACTCGTCGCTGGAGAGATCGCTGTCGTTTCACCTGGCAAACAAGCTCTGCTCCTCCACGCTGCTCTCCACCCTCCTCTACGACCTCTTCCTCAACGCCTTCTCCGATGTTGCCCTCCGTTCCGCTGCCGTCGCTGACCTCCGCGCCGCTCGGGAACGCGACCCCGCTTGCATCTCTTTCTCTCACTGCCTCCTCAACTACAAGGGCTTCTTGGCCTGCCAG gcTCATCGAGTAGCACACAAGCTGTGGACGCAGTCACGGAAACCGCTGGCTCTGGCGCTTCACTCCCGAATAGCGGACGTGTTCGCGGTAGACATACACCCAGCGGCAAAGATCGGAAAAGGGATTCTGTTCGACCACGCGACGGGAGTCGTTGTGGGGGAGACGGCAGTGATCGGAAACAACGTCTCGATATTGCACCACGTGACGCTAGGTGGGACGGGGAAGATGGGTGGGGACCGGCACCCCAAGGTTGGGGACGGGGTTCTGATCGGCGCCGGGGCCACCATTTTGGGCAACGTGAAGATTGGCGAGGGGGCGAAGATCGGGGCTGGGTCGGTGGTGCTGATAGAGGTGCCGGCCAGAACGACGGCCGTGGGCAATCCGGCGAGGCTGGTGGGAGGAAAGGAGCGCCCTTCTAAACATGAGGATGTCCCTGGGGAGTCCATGGACCATACTTCCTTCATGTCCGAGTGGTCTGATTATATtatctga
- the LOC107424025 gene encoding protein EFFECTOR OF TRANSCRIPTION 2 isoform X2, whose product MVVVYIGHAEDVRTRLQHYGRTGAHLGSGCSTAHPTPCLSKGPGLFEEIFSRGYPIMFRWAPMQSKSDAQQTETRLLDKFDYAWNKRINGSRRPDDILEKLVKISSGCNHSPTIDRRLLSWSLGQMGIRIKAAKSLATENNFNACADEERPNILSRVFKFGRSRPRSVLDTSGITQGNNVICGVALTLDSVCTRAPVEGRMRCAEHKGMKINELTTVRISNSNGIYGSQYGVIDSSKSDGHGKSGFRHGTVTVEYHVSKSFSPICGFTLTDGSPSRRQAVQGNKRCDEHKGRGIGKSNSRLVSTEEKPLYTLDVFESNSGDTSEYDNITCGATTENGTACKREPVEGNKRCRQHSGMRAGGDTSVAICNHGRLEDEVLSSRINQNKNGIGVVTCGATTNNGTACKREPVEGNKRCRQHSGMRAGGDTLAAICNHGRLEDEVLSSRINQNKNGIGVVTCGATTNNGTACKREPVEGNKRCRQHSGMRAGGDTSAAICNHGRLEDEVLSSGINQNKNGRGVVTCGATTNNGIACKREPVEGNKRCRQHSDMRAGGDTSDAICNHGRLEDEVLSSRVNQNKNGIGVVTCGATTNNGTACKREPVEGNKRCWWHSGMRAGGDTSEYYNNSAAIRNHGRLKYEVSSSRINQNMYGIGVVTCGATTRNGTACTRKPVPGNRRCWQHTGMRAGTSYY is encoded by the exons ATGGTTGTGGTTTACATTGGACACGCTGAGGACGTGAGGACACGGCTTCAGCATTATGGCCGCACTGGTGCACATTTGGGCAGTGGCTGCTCAACTGCTCACCCAACACCCTGTCTTTCCAAGGGACCTGGATTGTTTGAGGAGATTTTTTCGAGAGGATACCCAATTATGTTTAGATGGGCACct ATGCAAAGTAAAAGTGATGCACAGCAAACAGAGACTCGGCTGCTTGACAAATTTGACTATGCATGGAACAAAAGAATTAATGGTTCACGACGCCCTGATGATATCCTTGAGAAACTGGTGAAAATTTCTTCAGGTTGCAACCATTCCCCTACTATTGACCGAAGGCTTTTATCTTGGAGTCTGGGGCAAATGGGCATTAGGATCAAAGCAGCCAAATCGCTTGCAACAGAGAACAACTTCAATGCTTGTGCTGATGAGGAGAGACCCAATATCCTCTCTCGAGTTTTCAAGTTTGGTAGGTCACGTCCTCGTTCAGTACTGGACACAAGTGGCATTACTCAGGGGAATAATGTCATCTGTGGAGTAGCTTTAACCCTTGATTCAGTTTGTACAAGAGCACCAGTTGAAGGAAGAATGAGATGTGCTGAACACAAAGGGATGAAGATCAATGAGTTGACTACAGTCAGGATATCAAATTCAAATGGCATCTATGGCTCACAATATGGTGTTATTGACAGCTCAAAGTCTGATGGACATGGTAAATCAGGTTTCAGGCATGGCACAGTTACAGTCGAGTATCATGTCAGCAAGAGCTTCAGTCCTATTTGTGGATTTACCTTGACTGATGGTTCACCTTCTAGAAGGCAGGCTGTTCAAGGTAATAAAAGGTGTGATGAACATAAAGGGAGAGGAATTGGGAAATCCAATTCCCGATTGGTGTCAACTGAGGAAAAACCACTTTACACTCTTGATGTTTTTGAATCAAATAGTGGTGACACTTCAGAATATGACAACATTACATGTGGAGCAACTACAGAAAACGGAACTGCATGCAAAAGAGAACCAGTAGAAGGAAATAAAAGGTGCCGGCAGCACAGCGGCATGAGGGCTGGTGGTGACACTTCAGTTGCAATATGTAATCATGGAAGATTGGAGGATGAAGTTTTGTCCAGCAGAATCAACCAGAACAAGAATGGAATAGGTGTTGTTACATGTGGAGCTACTACAAACAACGGAACTGCATGCAAAAGAGAACCAGTAGAAGGAAATAAAAGGTGCCGGCAGCACAGCGGCATGAGGGCTGGTGGTGACACTTTAGCTGCAATATGTAATCATGGAAGATTGGAGGATGAAGTTTTGTCCAGCAGAATCAACCAGAACAAAAATGGAATAGGTGTTGTTACATGTGGAGCAACTACAAACAATGGAACTGCATGCAAAAGAGAACCAGTAGAAGGAAATAAAAGGTGCCGGCAGCACAGCGGCATGAGGGCTGGTGGTGACACTTCAGCTGCAATATGTAATCATGGAAGATTGGAGGATGAAGTTTTGTCCAGCGGAATCAACCAGAACAAGAATGGAAGAGGTGTTGTTACATGTGGAGCAACTACAAACAACGGAATTGCATGCAAAAGAGAACCAGTAGAAGGAAATAAAAGGTGCCGGCAGCACAGCGACATGAGGGCTGGTGGTGACACTTCAGATGCAATATGTAATCATGGAAGATTGGAGGATGAAGTTTTGTCCAGCAGAGTCAACCAGAACAAGAATGGAATAGGTGTTGTTACATGTGGAGCAACTACAAACAACGGTACTGCATGCAAAAGAGAACCAGTAGAAGGAAATAAAAGGTGCTGGTGGCACAGTGGCATGAGGGCTGGTGGTGACACTTCAGAGTATTACAACAATTCAGCTGCAATACGTAATCATGGAAGATTGAAGTATGAAGTTTCGTCCAGCAGAATCAACCAGAACATGTATGGCATAGGTGTTGTTACATGTGGAGCAACTACAAGAAACGGAACTGCGTGCACAAGAAAACCAGTACCAGGAAATAGAAGGTGCTGGCAGCATACAGGCATGAGGGCTGGTACTTCTTATTATTAA
- the LOC107424030 gene encoding protein EFFECTOR OF TRANSCRIPTION 2, whose translation MGLGGGQQDEEMVGSDSTAVVFFRLKREDCKRTKHDLVFSQWKILVGPCDWEDYSLGKDGAERYRVHNLPMISTPGLYELAIAVSHTGLGRNIAKLDPERIVVVYLGHAENVRTRLQRYGRTGSHLGTCCSTAYPTLSLHKGPGLFDDILSRGYPIVFRWAPMQSKSDAQKTETLLLNTFDYAWNTSINGSRRPDEILEKLKKISSSSNRFPAVVRRLLPLSQRQVGIRIKAGKLLATENNSNPCADEERPNILSRVFKFGRSRPRSVLDTSGITQGNTVICGVALTHDSVCTRAPVEGRKRCAEHKGVKINGLITVRISNSNSIYGSQYGVIDSTKSDGHGKSGFRNDTVTVEFHGSKSLGPICGFTLTDGSPCRRQAVPGNKRCDEHKGRRIRKSNSRLVSTEEKPLYVPDVFESNCGDTSEYDNNSAAICNHGRLEDEVLSSRINQNKNGIGVVTCGATTKNGSACKRKQVEGNKRCWQHRGMRAGTCY comes from the exons ATGGGTTTGGGTGGGGGCCAACAAGATGAAGAAATGGTAGGAAGCGATTCGACCGCTGTTGTCTTCTTCAGATTGAAGAGGGAAGACTGTAAGCGCACCAAACACGATCTTGTATTCTCCCAGTGGAAG ATTCTGGTAGGCCCTTGTGATTGGGAAGATTATTCACTAGGAAAggatggtgctgaaaggtataGGGTTCATAACCTCCCTATGATATCAACTCCAGGATTATATGAACTTGCCATCGCCGTATCTCACACCGGTCTAGGCCGTAACATTGCAAAGCTTGATCCTGAACGCATAGTTGTGGTTTACCTTGGACACGCTGAGAATGTGAGGACACGGCTTCAGCGTTATGGCCGTACAGGTTCACATTTGGGCACTTGCTGCTCAACTGCTTACCCGACACTCTCTCTTCACAAGGGACCTGGATTGTTTGACGATATTTTGTCGAGAGGATACCCAATTGTGTTTAGATGGGCACct ATGCAAAGTAAAAGCGATGCACAGAAAACAGAGACTCTGTTGCTTAACACATTTGACTATGCATGGAACACAAGCATTAATGGTTCACGACGCCCTGATGAAATCCTTGAGAAACTGAAGAAAATTTCTTCAAGCAGTAATCGTTTCCCTGCTGTTGTCCGAAGGCTTTTACCTTTGAGTCAGAGGCAAGTGGGCATTAGGATCAAAGCAGGCAAATTGCTTGCAACAGAGAACAACTCCAATCCTTGTGCTGATGAGGAGAGACCCAATATCCTCTCTCGAGTTTTCAAGTTTGGCAGGTCACGGCCTCGTTCAGTACTGGACACGAGTGGCATTACTCAGGGGAATACTGTCATCTGTGGAGTGGCTTTGACCCACGATTCAGTTTGTACAAGAGCACCAGTTGAAGGAAGAAAGAGGTGTGCTGAACACAAAGGGGTGAAGATCAATGGGTTGATTACAGTCAGgatatcaaattcaaatagCATCTATGGCTCACAATATGGTGTTATTGACAGCACAAAGTCTGATGGACATGGCAAATCAGGCTTCAGGAATGACACAGTTACAGTCGAGTTTCATGGCAGCAAGAGCTTGGGTCCTATCTGTGGATTCACCTTGACTGATGGTTCTCCTTGTAGAAGGCAGGCTGTTCCAGGTAATAAAAGGTGTGATGAACATAAAGGGAGAAGAATTAGGAAATCCAATTCCCGATTGGTGTCAACTGAGGAAAAACCACTCTACGTTCCTGAtgtttttgaatcaaattgTGGTGACACTTCAGAATACGACAACAATTCAGCTGCAATATGTAATCATGGAAGATTGGAGGATGAAGTTTTGTCAAGCAGAATCAACCAGAACAAGAATGGCATAGGTGTTGTTACATGTGGAGCAACTACAAAAAACGGATCTGCGTGCAAAAGAAAACAAGTAGAAGGAAATAAAAGGTGCTGGCAGCATAGAGGCATGAGGGCTGGTACTTGTTATTAA